The following coding sequences lie in one Changpingibacter yushuensis genomic window:
- a CDS encoding cold-shock protein, whose product MSATGTVKWFSSEKGFGFIAPDDGSADLFVHHSEINTRGFRTLNDGQKVTYEVKEGKKGPQAAEVEPLD is encoded by the coding sequence ATGTCTGCCACAGGTACCGTCAAATGGTTCAGCTCTGAAAAAGGATTCGGCTTCATTGCGCCCGATGACGGTTCAGCTGATCTCTTTGTTCACCACTCCGAGATCAACACTCGCGGTTTCCGCACCCTCAACGATGGCCAGAAGGTGACCTACGAAGTCAAGGAAGGCAAGAAGGGACCTCAGGCTGCTGAGGTCGAGCCTCTCGACTGA
- a CDS encoding glycosyltransferase family 2 protein has translation MYIERDFTTLRVVIEALIYLLTVTFLCFSALMYLLSRQGALIRFRSHRRVTRAELDHHFSHYEKGITVLIPSYVEDVRVVEKTIWSAVLQEFPHIQVVLLIDDPPNPSDPHRIAELNETRRLGALISAALAEISERFVEERTEALARIDGTDSVRGAELTHLCTEYRWAIHWLAKQAERWEIRDHTDRFFIDNVLLDLAADLRLTVTALEGALEQREKLSSERVEELYNRLVCIFSGSVRAFERKKYASLSHEANKAMNLNAYISLMGKRLKRIETPRGVVLRPALEDEFADLLIPDTEYILTLDADSMLLRDYCLRLVYLLEQPGNEQVAVVQTPYSSYRGAPTRMERIAAATTDVQHILHQGLTHYDATFWVGANAIIRKRALQDIAQVSFEGDNRVTTYIQDRTVIEDTESSVDLGLYGWHLVNYPERLSYSATPPDFGSLVIQRRRWANGGLLILPKFLRQRRARRGTKTQVRPLETLLRVNYMASIAWASVGLILLLGYPFDSRLLSPWVIIAAAPYFLSMSQDLKDNRYKRTDVFRIYAFNLILLAVNTSGTLKSIQQGITNEKIPFARTPKVANRTSSPWLFVFAPLFIVFYSAFVFVIYFQDRNWGNAIFAIFNASLCLFGIVSYIGIWPSIQDLFLGLLSWFFVPTKNPQNHSDSGVLDRRNAIDWRSMIYYGQTDPDSPTGTTKSLESAEVAE, from the coding sequence ATGTACATAGAACGCGATTTCACAACCCTTCGCGTCGTGATCGAAGCACTTATCTATCTGCTGACAGTGACTTTCCTATGTTTCTCAGCACTCATGTACCTTCTCTCACGCCAAGGTGCTCTCATACGTTTTCGCTCTCACCGCCGCGTAACGCGAGCGGAACTGGATCATCATTTCTCGCACTACGAAAAGGGAATAACCGTACTCATTCCGTCCTATGTGGAAGACGTCCGAGTTGTCGAGAAGACTATCTGGTCCGCAGTTCTTCAAGAGTTTCCCCATATTCAAGTTGTGCTACTTATCGACGACCCCCCAAACCCAAGCGATCCACATCGCATTGCTGAACTCAATGAGACACGGCGGCTAGGAGCGCTCATTTCCGCTGCGCTGGCCGAAATTTCCGAGCGGTTTGTTGAGGAACGTACCGAAGCCCTAGCCCGAATTGACGGTACGGATTCTGTGCGAGGAGCCGAGCTGACCCATTTATGTACGGAGTACCGTTGGGCCATTCACTGGCTCGCCAAACAGGCAGAACGGTGGGAGATCCGCGATCACACTGACCGATTCTTCATCGACAACGTACTCCTTGACCTTGCCGCTGACCTGCGCCTGACCGTGACCGCGCTTGAAGGCGCCTTAGAACAACGCGAGAAACTGAGCAGCGAACGGGTTGAGGAACTCTACAACCGATTGGTTTGTATATTCTCTGGCTCCGTCCGCGCCTTTGAACGCAAGAAGTATGCCTCGCTATCCCACGAAGCGAACAAGGCAATGAACCTCAATGCATACATCTCCCTTATGGGCAAGCGTCTCAAGCGCATAGAAACCCCGCGCGGAGTGGTCCTCCGCCCAGCACTCGAGGATGAGTTCGCGGATCTTCTTATACCCGACACTGAGTACATCCTGACTCTTGACGCGGACTCCATGCTGTTGCGCGACTACTGCTTGCGGCTTGTCTACTTGCTGGAACAACCTGGCAACGAGCAGGTTGCCGTAGTCCAGACTCCGTACTCCTCATACCGTGGCGCACCGACTCGGATGGAGAGGATTGCCGCGGCAACCACGGACGTCCAGCACATCCTTCATCAAGGATTGACTCACTACGACGCCACTTTCTGGGTAGGTGCGAATGCAATCATCCGAAAGCGGGCGTTACAGGACATCGCACAGGTTTCCTTCGAGGGCGACAACCGGGTCACGACCTACATTCAAGACCGCACAGTCATTGAAGATACCGAGTCTTCAGTAGATCTCGGCCTCTACGGGTGGCACCTCGTCAACTATCCCGAACGCCTGAGTTACTCGGCCACGCCACCCGACTTCGGGTCGCTAGTTATTCAACGCCGCCGATGGGCAAACGGTGGCTTGCTCATCCTTCCAAAGTTCCTCAGGCAACGCCGCGCGCGACGCGGCACAAAGACTCAGGTTCGCCCGCTCGAGACGCTCCTTCGCGTGAACTACATGGCATCCATCGCATGGGCAAGTGTAGGACTCATCCTTCTTCTGGGTTACCCTTTCGACTCCCGGCTTCTCAGCCCATGGGTCATCATCGCAGCGGCACCGTACTTCCTCTCTATGTCACAGGACCTCAAAGACAACCGCTACAAGAGAACTGACGTCTTTCGTATATACGCCTTCAACCTCATTCTGTTGGCCGTCAACACATCTGGAACACTCAAGTCAATCCAGCAGGGCATTACGAATGAGAAGATACCCTTCGCGCGGACGCCGAAAGTTGCCAACCGAACGTCCTCTCCGTGGCTCTTCGTCTTCGCCCCTCTGTTTATCGTCTTCTATTCTGCCTTCGTATTTGTGATCTATTTTCAGGATAGGAACTGGGGCAACGCGATATTCGCAATATTCAACGCCTCACTCTGTCTGTTTGGGATCGTTTCCTACATCGGGATCTGGCCATCCATCCAAGATCTATTCCTTGGACTTCTCAGTTGGTTCTTTGTTCCAACCAAGAACCCTCAGAACCATTCCGACTCCGGTGTTCTGGACCGCCGCAATGCGATCGACTGGCGATCGATGATCTACTACGGTCAGACCGATCCTGACAGTCCCACCGGAACAACCAAGTCCTTGGAGTCTGCCGAGGTTGCTGAATAG
- a CDS encoding carboxylesterase family protein: MEDPNQPLGSQAAEDCHFLNIWAPACIEEPLPENVAIYGGGFEHGSASSWVMDDTAIAATGRAVVVAPNYRVGAFGFLVAALPAAPSAKGTFARLGVHSAGASRILPLDAATSMARS; this comes from the coding sequence ATCGAGGATCCGAACCAGCCGCTTGGCTCCCAAGCTGCCGAGGACTGCCACTTCCTCAATATCTGGGCTCCTGCCTGCATTGAGGAACCCCTACCTGAGAATGTGGCGATCTACGGCGGAGGGTTCGAACACGGCTCCGCCTCCAGTTGGGTCATGGACGATACGGCGATAGCTGCGACGGGCCGCGCCGTCGTCGTCGCCCCCAATTACCGCGTCGGTGCGTTCGGATTCCTCGTCGCGGCACTGCCTGCTGCTCCCTCTGCCAAGGGGACCTTCGCACGCCTAGGCGTGCACTCCGCTGGCGCTTCGCGCATCCTGCCATTGGATGCGGCCACGAGCATGGCCCGCAGCTAG
- a CDS encoding bifunctional diguanylate cyclase/phosphodiesterase encodes MNREQVLLTRDRAPRNADRFALALSAVLAAGGVILRWEEVAGNPAVAVVSVLFALVAASVRIDVGSVSTGLTMGMGNAALATMLTVPAWSDQAFGLWTFGVILACFWSLNTIRSISWSMITEAAAGLALLAAYETASAAIARTTLSSDLQVVISLGAAFCAYFLATVVEFSFAACIQNRAGFLRSFRGISWGRALSFTCLQYVIAVFAATLAYAWGTRFDLGLQSQDLQSLLMIVLAVATSSVFALGVRSRRWASRDATMMEALASLPWEATTSVEDQAVQYLQRAIKPFRTQIVDSQNDSAPAYMEDGCLISSPIDHGDDAKRIRVSRRAWQRPYTQRDVNMIEAMATMARESLRADRELRRLQSFSNTDSLTGLMNYRALRSSLSTMAERNSKCGMTALLFLNVQNLSHINEDYSSEAGDDVLKAVAQRLRSAAPSGSTIARIAGDEFVVLMSGIDERREAEDKAFSIYSAVTTPVLTSDGMISLNISQGVSLAGTETSDIQQLISRADEHLYRARRKFIDKVEPDDVQLAADSEALVNGGRVQEGLSAALADAIRSDRVMQVYQPVVNRVNANIIGLEVGLRFSDSGPASLPERFIREESGRLGLASQLASQVLRRAVDDVRRFQVLAPDLHRVSVNISVAQLVDRDFRTVYEEVAEANPDVEVFLELDERSIRLAPLETIEKASQYVTAHGIRLVVDNLGTDYSELTAIVDYPLTAMKVSSRIMDESGKERTRIALAKLLELGDSLESEVLFVVENASQARFVEDLGGVYVQGSHYGRPVSADEFMVRLDSLGLTLG; translated from the coding sequence ATGAACAGAGAACAAGTTTTGCTGACGCGAGACCGTGCACCGCGCAATGCTGATCGTTTCGCATTGGCACTGAGCGCCGTTCTAGCAGCGGGCGGCGTGATCCTGCGATGGGAAGAGGTGGCTGGCAACCCCGCGGTGGCAGTCGTATCAGTCCTATTCGCACTGGTCGCCGCATCTGTGAGGATTGATGTAGGTTCCGTCTCAACGGGCCTGACGATGGGCATGGGTAATGCGGCGCTGGCGACTATGCTCACTGTGCCAGCATGGTCAGACCAGGCGTTTGGGTTGTGGACTTTCGGTGTGATTCTGGCGTGCTTCTGGTCTCTGAATACAATCCGATCCATTAGCTGGTCGATGATCACGGAAGCTGCCGCGGGACTGGCTTTGCTCGCCGCATACGAAACGGCGAGTGCGGCAATCGCGCGCACCACCTTGTCCTCTGACCTCCAAGTTGTGATCTCGTTGGGCGCCGCTTTCTGTGCGTACTTCCTCGCGACCGTGGTCGAGTTCTCTTTCGCGGCTTGCATTCAGAATCGCGCCGGATTCCTGCGCTCTTTTCGTGGCATTAGCTGGGGGCGCGCGCTTTCGTTCACCTGTTTGCAGTACGTCATTGCGGTGTTCGCTGCCACGTTGGCCTACGCGTGGGGAACAAGGTTTGATCTTGGCCTCCAAAGTCAAGATCTCCAGTCGCTTCTGATGATTGTTCTTGCCGTGGCAACCAGTTCAGTCTTCGCGTTGGGTGTGAGAAGCCGGCGCTGGGCTTCGCGTGACGCGACAATGATGGAGGCTTTGGCCTCCCTGCCATGGGAAGCGACTACATCTGTGGAGGATCAGGCCGTCCAGTATCTACAGCGGGCCATTAAACCGTTCAGAACTCAGATTGTTGACAGTCAAAACGACAGTGCGCCGGCCTACATGGAGGATGGTTGCCTGATCTCGAGTCCGATTGACCATGGGGATGACGCCAAACGTATCCGGGTTTCCCGCAGGGCATGGCAGCGTCCATACACCCAACGTGACGTCAACATGATTGAGGCTATGGCGACCATGGCTCGGGAGTCCTTGCGGGCCGATCGCGAGCTAAGGCGCCTTCAGAGCTTTTCGAATACAGACTCCTTGACCGGCCTTATGAACTATAGGGCTCTTCGTTCTTCGCTTTCGACGATGGCTGAACGCAACTCGAAGTGCGGTATGACGGCACTCTTGTTCCTCAATGTCCAGAATCTCAGCCACATTAATGAGGATTACAGTTCTGAGGCTGGCGACGATGTGCTCAAGGCCGTGGCGCAACGATTGCGGAGCGCGGCTCCGTCCGGCTCTACAATTGCGCGGATTGCGGGAGATGAGTTCGTTGTGCTGATGTCTGGAATCGATGAGCGTAGAGAAGCCGAGGATAAGGCGTTCTCGATTTATTCTGCGGTCACCACCCCGGTCCTGACGAGCGATGGGATGATTTCGCTCAACATCTCGCAGGGCGTCTCGCTTGCTGGCACTGAAACCTCAGATATCCAGCAGCTTATATCTCGTGCTGATGAGCATTTGTACCGCGCGCGGCGCAAGTTTATTGACAAAGTTGAGCCCGACGACGTCCAGCTCGCTGCCGATTCAGAGGCTCTGGTTAATGGCGGTCGGGTCCAAGAGGGGCTTTCTGCTGCGCTTGCAGACGCTATCCGTTCGGACCGGGTGATGCAGGTCTACCAGCCGGTGGTCAATCGGGTGAATGCGAACATCATCGGTCTGGAGGTGGGCCTGAGGTTCAGTGATTCCGGGCCCGCGAGCCTGCCGGAGCGCTTCATTCGTGAGGAGTCGGGGCGGCTGGGGCTGGCCTCCCAGCTGGCGAGCCAGGTTCTTCGGCGTGCTGTGGATGACGTTCGGCGGTTCCAAGTGCTTGCCCCAGACCTTCACCGCGTTAGCGTCAATATCAGTGTTGCCCAGCTGGTGGATCGTGACTTCAGGACGGTCTATGAGGAGGTGGCGGAAGCCAACCCTGATGTTGAGGTGTTTCTGGAGCTTGATGAACGCTCGATCAGGTTGGCCCCGCTGGAGACGATTGAGAAGGCGTCGCAGTATGTGACTGCCCACGGGATTCGGCTCGTCGTCGACAACCTTGGAACGGATTATTCGGAACTCACGGCGATTGTGGATTACCCGCTGACAGCAATGAAGGTCAGTTCTCGAATTATGGACGAATCGGGCAAGGAGCGCACCAGGATTGCTTTGGCCAAACTGTTGGAGCTGGGCGATTCTCTGGAAAGTGAGGTCCTTTTTGTGGTGGAGAATGCCAGCCAAGCTAGGTTTGTTGAGGATCTGGGTGGTGTGTACGTTCAAGGATCGCATTACGGCAGGCCGGTTTCAGCCGATGAGTTTATGGTGCGGTTGGATTCGCTGGGTTTGACGCTGGGTTAG
- a CDS encoding ABC transporter substrate-binding protein, which yields MKKNLTTVVAAVVAVLSLAACGSDSDSSNSSSTNSGSDSYKIAVAQTVTHSSLDASIAGFKQAIADAGLDVSYDDENANNDQTIIASIAGTIAAGDYDLVLGVATPMAQGLAQTVANIPVLFTAVTDPVGAGLVDSLDAPGANITGTTDANPVEEQINLVLDLVPDAKTIGVVYNPGEANSVVQVEWVKEAAEKLGLEVKEANAVTTAEVQQAANSLDVDAIYVPTDNTVVSALDSVIQVGESKKIPVIAAEGDSVANGAVATYGLSYEALGYQTGEMAVKILTEGADPATMAVETQKEPVLYLNLGAAERMGVTIPQDLIDQADPADITQ from the coding sequence GTGAAGAAGAATCTCACCACGGTTGTCGCCGCAGTCGTCGCAGTGCTTTCACTCGCGGCATGCGGCTCAGACTCAGACTCCAGTAACAGCTCGAGCACCAACTCCGGTTCGGATAGCTACAAGATCGCCGTTGCACAGACTGTTACACACTCCTCACTTGATGCGTCTATCGCTGGTTTCAAGCAGGCGATTGCGGATGCGGGTCTCGATGTCAGTTACGACGACGAGAACGCGAACAACGACCAGACGATCATTGCGTCCATCGCCGGAACGATCGCCGCTGGCGATTATGACCTCGTGCTCGGTGTGGCGACACCCATGGCGCAGGGACTTGCACAAACCGTAGCGAACATCCCCGTTCTGTTCACTGCTGTGACCGATCCAGTGGGTGCGGGCTTGGTGGATTCTCTGGATGCGCCGGGCGCCAACATCACCGGAACCACTGATGCCAACCCGGTGGAGGAGCAGATAAACCTTGTTCTCGATCTAGTGCCGGATGCCAAGACAATTGGTGTGGTGTACAACCCCGGTGAGGCAAACTCTGTGGTTCAGGTTGAATGGGTCAAGGAAGCTGCGGAGAAGTTGGGGCTCGAAGTCAAAGAGGCCAACGCCGTGACTACTGCAGAGGTGCAGCAGGCAGCCAATTCGCTCGACGTCGACGCCATTTATGTCCCTACCGATAACACGGTTGTCTCAGCTCTGGACTCTGTGATTCAGGTCGGCGAATCGAAGAAGATCCCGGTAATTGCAGCCGAAGGCGATTCGGTCGCAAACGGCGCTGTCGCTACCTACGGCCTCTCATACGAAGCGCTGGGTTACCAGACAGGCGAGATGGCCGTGAAGATCCTTACCGAAGGTGCGGATCCTGCGACAATGGCAGTTGAAACTCAGAAGGAGCCGGTGCTCTACCTGAATCTCGGTGCAGCTGAGCGAATGGGAGTCACAATTCCTCAGGACCTCATCGACCAGGCCGACCCAGCAGATATCACCCAATAA
- a CDS encoding IS256 family transposase encodes MIDPVTGQIIDQRELAEQLLAQAKEQGVSLVGPGGLLAGLTRQVIETALDAEMTEHLGYEKHQVTDNVNARNGTRAKTVITEIGPVEIEVPRDRDGSFDPQIVRKRQRRLDGIDQIVLSLTARGLTTGEVSAHFAEVYGARVSKDTISKITDKVIDQMTEWAGRPLDRVYPVVFIDAIVVKVRDGQVTNRPFYAAIGVTTSGERDILGIWAGDGGEGAKYWLGVLTEIKNRGVDDVCIVVCDGLKGLPEAITTTWELATVQTCIIHLVRNTFKFASRKYWDQIARDLRPVYTAPTEAAARERFEEFATKWDAQYPAIRGLWERAWDQFIPFLDYDVEIRRVICSTNAIESLNARFRRAVRARGHFPNEQAAMKCLYLVTRSLDPTGRGRARWVTRWKPALNAFAITFEGRIN; translated from the coding sequence ATGATTGATCCCGTGACGGGACAGATCATTGATCAAAGAGAGCTTGCCGAGCAGCTGCTCGCGCAGGCCAAGGAACAAGGCGTGAGCCTGGTCGGGCCGGGAGGCCTGCTGGCCGGGCTGACCAGACAGGTCATCGAGACCGCGCTGGATGCGGAGATGACCGAACACCTCGGCTACGAGAAACACCAGGTCACCGACAACGTGAATGCGCGTAACGGGACCAGAGCCAAGACGGTGATCACCGAGATCGGGCCGGTCGAGATCGAGGTGCCCCGGGATCGGGACGGCTCGTTCGACCCGCAGATCGTGCGCAAACGGCAGCGCAGGCTGGACGGGATCGACCAGATCGTGCTGTCCTTGACCGCCCGGGGCCTGACCACCGGAGAAGTCTCAGCGCACTTCGCCGAAGTGTATGGGGCTAGGGTGTCGAAGGACACGATCTCGAAGATCACCGACAAGGTCATCGACCAGATGACAGAGTGGGCAGGCCGTCCCCTGGATCGCGTGTACCCAGTGGTGTTCATCGACGCGATCGTGGTGAAGGTCCGTGACGGCCAGGTCACCAACCGGCCGTTCTACGCCGCTATCGGCGTCACCACCAGCGGGGAACGCGACATTCTGGGTATCTGGGCCGGTGATGGTGGTGAGGGTGCGAAGTACTGGCTCGGCGTCTTGACCGAGATCAAGAACCGGGGTGTCGACGATGTCTGCATTGTGGTCTGTGATGGGTTGAAAGGCCTGCCCGAGGCGATCACGACCACGTGGGAGCTCGCGACGGTGCAGACGTGCATCATCCATTTGGTCCGTAACACGTTCAAGTTCGCGTCCCGGAAGTACTGGGATCAGATCGCCCGGGATCTGCGCCCGGTCTATACGGCCCCCACTGAGGCCGCAGCTAGGGAACGGTTCGAGGAGTTCGCTACGAAGTGGGACGCCCAGTATCCGGCGATTCGGGGACTCTGGGAGCGGGCCTGGGACCAGTTCATCCCGTTCCTGGACTACGACGTAGAGATCCGCCGAGTGATCTGCTCAACGAATGCGATCGAATCCCTGAACGCCCGCTTCCGGCGAGCAGTACGAGCCAGAGGCCACTTCCCCAATGAGCAGGCCGCGATGAAATGCCTGTACTTGGTGACCCGCTCCCTTGACCCCACCGGGCGGGGACGGGCACGATGGGTAACCAGGTGGAAACCCGCCCTGAACGCCTTCGCGATCACCTTCGAAGGCCGAATCAACTAA
- a CDS encoding AI-2E family transporter, which yields MEIQDRAPRSAESDNNITQDSQNGRASGSITHFSRNEKRALAVMTVIALLFGAYFLRGYLQLIAFAGVLAYLFQPLYLRFKRRWNGGVASTLTLLSALAIVIIPVGGILTLAVDQINQMINAVSDWATETDMSQLGDRILGTVNSALDQIPLVNIELTSEKLQSSVSTLAASVGDVALSFAKNSVGSIAGGVTTAIIFLYVFITFLGSGPKVVRMVKDLSPLDSDITDIYLSKIGAMAKATVGGQFIIALIQGALGAVSIYIAGIHQGFFMLVIFLTVLSIIPLGSGIVTIPMGIIVALTGNVPGGIFIVLFHILITTNVDNILRPVLVPRNAHLPPALMLLAVFSGLSMFGFLGIVFGPVVMILIVTTIKLYRVVMKGAEWDDLEDESEGRKESKNPWKRFRDWIARKRSNLDEDDGGASGSGPSGSVTPNDTGAD from the coding sequence GTGGAGATCCAAGATAGGGCGCCACGCAGCGCCGAGAGCGATAACAACATCACGCAGGATTCACAAAACGGACGCGCATCAGGATCAATCACACACTTCTCGCGGAATGAGAAGCGTGCTTTAGCAGTGATGACAGTGATTGCGCTCCTTTTCGGTGCCTACTTCCTACGTGGCTATCTCCAACTCATTGCTTTCGCCGGAGTGTTAGCGTACCTCTTCCAACCGCTATATCTGCGATTCAAGCGCCGGTGGAACGGTGGGGTTGCATCGACGTTGACGCTGTTATCTGCCCTAGCCATCGTCATCATACCTGTGGGTGGAATACTCACACTGGCTGTAGACCAGATCAACCAAATGATCAACGCAGTTAGTGACTGGGCAACCGAAACGGACATGAGCCAACTCGGCGACCGCATTCTGGGGACAGTCAACAGCGCCTTAGACCAAATCCCATTGGTCAACATCGAACTCACATCCGAGAAGCTACAGTCTAGTGTCTCGACGTTAGCCGCAAGTGTAGGCGACGTCGCACTCAGCTTCGCGAAAAACTCAGTCGGTAGCATCGCCGGGGGCGTGACCACCGCGATCATCTTCCTATACGTCTTCATCACATTTCTCGGAAGCGGGCCGAAGGTGGTCCGCATGGTCAAGGACCTCAGCCCTCTGGACTCTGACATCACTGATATTTACCTGTCCAAGATAGGTGCAATGGCCAAAGCAACCGTGGGCGGCCAGTTCATCATCGCGCTCATACAAGGAGCACTCGGAGCGGTCTCCATCTATATCGCCGGGATCCATCAAGGATTCTTCATGCTCGTCATCTTCCTCACGGTCCTGTCAATCATCCCGTTGGGCAGCGGGATCGTGACAATACCCATGGGAATCATTGTGGCGTTAACCGGAAATGTGCCTGGCGGAATCTTCATCGTTCTGTTCCATATTCTGATTACGACGAACGTCGACAACATCCTGCGTCCTGTACTGGTGCCACGCAATGCTCACCTTCCCCCTGCACTCATGTTGCTTGCAGTATTCTCTGGTCTTTCAATGTTCGGTTTCCTCGGAATCGTCTTCGGACCTGTGGTCATGATTCTCATCGTCACGACGATCAAGCTCTACCGCGTGGTTATGAAGGGTGCCGAATGGGATGACCTCGAGGATGAGAGCGAAGGCAGAAAAGAATCAAAGAATCCCTGGAAGCGTTTCAGAGATTGGATTGCTAGGAAGCGTAGCAACCTCGACGAGGACGACGGCGGTGCTTCTGGATCCGGGCCGTCTGGCAGTGTGACGCCCAACGATACAGGTGCTGACTAA
- a CDS encoding chitinase produces MRSARFPGKRFSFLRLGIFLVVVIIGGCATYIGINFQLENRKPTAEPWFGSYIDVTATPSYAFESQSSDSQGNVLLAFVVSRSSDDCAPTWGGAYSLAEANQALDLDRRIAQVQRSGRSAVISFGGQAGVELAQSCQTVGDLADAYSQVISRYNVSTIDVDIEGDSLADSESMLRRAQAIAQLQSASGTDTLNVWLTLPADQNGLTNDGVAAVQTFLDQGVAISGVNLMTMDFGVQSSDTAVAALVEDALSAGHSQLFRLFAANMTFHSSHQIWAMMGATVMIGQSDVAGESFTLADARTISTFALTNGLGRLSMWSANRDFECEANYSDWGSVADFCSGVSQEAGGFASVLSYDFTGSADDQIDGAQQVTPQTPNATEDDPATSPYPIWSAEESYAVGSKVVWHRNVYIALWGPNDGHQPDEVTSGTSAAWRLVGPVLKGETPEPEPTVSAGTYAQWDTSTAYGAGDRVMFDGVAFQAKWWTQGDSPTVQNDSDTSPWRELTTQEIQELTDN; encoded by the coding sequence ATGAGAAGTGCCAGGTTTCCCGGCAAAAGATTCTCCTTCTTGCGCCTCGGCATCTTCTTAGTAGTAGTAATAATCGGCGGTTGTGCCACATATATTGGAATAAACTTCCAGCTCGAAAACCGGAAGCCTACCGCCGAGCCCTGGTTTGGTAGCTACATTGATGTGACGGCCACACCCAGTTACGCCTTCGAATCACAATCCAGCGACTCTCAAGGCAACGTGCTTCTTGCTTTTGTGGTCTCCCGATCATCAGATGATTGTGCCCCAACGTGGGGTGGCGCGTACTCGCTGGCAGAAGCGAACCAAGCGCTCGATCTGGACCGGCGTATCGCTCAGGTTCAACGATCGGGGCGATCTGCTGTGATCTCTTTTGGGGGTCAAGCTGGGGTTGAACTTGCGCAGTCGTGTCAGACAGTTGGTGATCTTGCAGATGCGTATTCACAGGTCATTTCTAGATACAACGTTTCCACAATCGATGTGGACATCGAAGGAGACAGTCTCGCTGATTCTGAATCCATGCTTCGGCGTGCCCAGGCAATCGCCCAACTTCAGTCCGCCAGCGGCACCGATACCCTCAACGTGTGGCTGACCCTCCCTGCTGATCAAAACGGCCTGACCAACGATGGTGTGGCGGCAGTTCAAACCTTCCTTGACCAAGGCGTCGCGATATCGGGCGTGAACCTCATGACCATGGATTTTGGGGTGCAGTCTTCTGACACGGCAGTGGCAGCGTTAGTGGAAGATGCGCTGAGCGCCGGCCATTCGCAGCTCTTCCGGTTGTTTGCCGCCAACATGACGTTCCACTCTTCGCATCAGATCTGGGCAATGATGGGTGCAACCGTCATGATTGGTCAAAGCGATGTAGCTGGCGAGTCATTCACGTTAGCTGATGCTAGGACGATATCAACTTTCGCTCTGACGAATGGGCTTGGCAGGCTATCGATGTGGTCTGCAAACCGCGACTTTGAGTGCGAAGCGAACTATTCCGATTGGGGCAGTGTTGCCGATTTCTGTTCAGGCGTGAGTCAGGAAGCCGGAGGATTTGCATCCGTTTTGAGTTACGACTTCACCGGATCTGCTGATGATCAGATAGATGGGGCTCAGCAGGTAACGCCTCAAACGCCGAACGCCACAGAGGATGATCCGGCTACCAGCCCTTATCCAATCTGGAGTGCCGAGGAGTCCTATGCCGTTGGGTCCAAGGTGGTGTGGCACCGCAACGTGTATATCGCACTATGGGGTCCCAATGATGGTCATCAACCCGATGAGGTGACTTCGGGAACCAGCGCGGCGTGGCGGCTCGTGGGCCCTGTGCTCAAAGGCGAGACTCCAGAACCCGAACCAACCGTTTCTGCAGGCACCTACGCACAGTGGGACACTTCAACGGCTTATGGTGCTGGAGACAGAGTGATGTTCGACGGCGTTGCCTTTCAGGCCAAGTGGTGGACCCAAGGTGACTCGCCAACCGTGCAGAACGATTCAGATACTTCGCCGTGGCGGGAGCTAACCACCCAAGAGATTCAGGAACTCACCGACAACTGA